A window of the Desulfovibrio sp. Fe33 genome harbors these coding sequences:
- a CDS encoding ABC transporter permease, giving the protein MRNAFLDSLSNIMTLGIKEFRSLLHDKAMLFLILFMFTATVYADAKAKPESLNRATVAVVDEDQSQLSSRIIAALHPPQFMEPELISLAEMDKGMDSGRYTFVLDIPPDFERDVAAGRAPALQLNVDATRLSQAQTGTSYLQNIVDGEIRAYVQRFRAPAATPVDLNIRVFFNPNVSQFWFAAINSIVNNITLLGILLTGAALIRENEHGTIEHLLVMPVTPLEIMLSKVWSMGLVVLLVSTMSLHVVVQGVLGVTINGSTLLFACCTLLYLFAAASIGIYMATLTRTMPQFGLLAILVLLPLEILSGGTTPRESMPEAIQWIMSLAPTTHYVSLAQAILFRGAGLPVIWPSFLAMATIGGFFFWFAHRRLRSMIGTLR; this is encoded by the coding sequence ATGCGGAACGCGTTCCTCGACAGCCTGTCCAACATCATGACGCTGGGAATCAAGGAATTCCGCAGCCTGCTGCACGACAAGGCCATGCTGTTCCTGATCCTGTTCATGTTCACGGCCACGGTCTACGCCGACGCCAAGGCCAAGCCGGAATCCCTGAACCGCGCCACCGTGGCCGTGGTGGACGAAGACCAGTCCCAGCTCTCCAGCCGGATCATAGCCGCCCTGCACCCGCCCCAGTTCATGGAACCCGAACTCATCTCCCTGGCCGAAATGGACAAGGGCATGGATTCCGGACGCTACACCTTCGTCCTGGACATTCCGCCCGACTTCGAGCGGGACGTCGCCGCCGGACGGGCTCCGGCCCTCCAGCTCAACGTGGACGCCACCAGGCTGTCCCAGGCCCAGACCGGCACCAGCTATCTACAAAACATCGTTGACGGAGAAATCCGCGCTTATGTTCAGCGTTTCCGCGCCCCGGCGGCCACGCCCGTGGACCTGAACATCCGGGTCTTCTTCAACCCCAACGTCAGCCAGTTCTGGTTCGCGGCCATCAACTCCATCGTCAACAACATCACGTTGCTCGGCATTCTCTTGACCGGTGCCGCGCTCATCCGCGAAAACGAACACGGGACCATCGAGCATCTTCTGGTCATGCCGGTCACGCCGCTGGAAATAATGCTCTCCAAGGTCTGGTCCATGGGGCTGGTGGTCCTGCTTGTTTCGACCATGTCGCTCCACGTCGTGGTCCAGGGCGTTCTCGGCGTGACCATCAACGGCTCCACCCTGCTGTTCGCCTGCTGCACCCTGCTCTACCTGTTCGCCGCGGCCTCCATAGGCATCTACATGGCCACCCTGACCAGGACCATGCCCCAGTTCGGCCTGCTGGCCATCCTGGTCCTCCTGCCCCTGGAAATCCTGTCCGGCGGCACCACCCCGCGAGAGAGTATGCCCGAAGCCATCCAGTGGATCATGTCCCTGGCCCCGACCACCCACTATGTGTCCCTGGCACAGGCCATCCTCTTCCGGGGAGCCGGATTGCCGGTGATATGGCCGTCTTTCCTGGCCATGGCCACCATCGGGGGCTTCTTTTTCTGGTTCGCCCACCGCAGGCTGCGCAGCATGATCGGCACCCTGCGCTGA
- the rbbA gene encoding ribosome-associated ATPase/putative transporter RbbA, whose protein sequence is MTPTLNGAGHRPDPVVRFSSVTHRYGSTLAADDVSLELPAGKLVGFIGPDGVGKSTWLGLIAGARRVQTGEVEVLGGDIRDRRHREALYPRIAYMPQGLGKNLYPTLSVRENIDFFGRLFGQSKPERARRIQNLLRSTGMSAFADRPARKLSGGMKQKLSLCCSLMHDPDLLILDEPTTGVDPLSRRQFWELIERIRAERPGMNVLIATAYMEEAERFDWLVAVDQGRKLAEGTPAELLKRTGTETLEGAFLALLPEERKHGHRELRIPPLNRGETVIEARGLTMRFGDFTAVNDVTLSVGRGEIFGFIGSNGCGKSTTMKMLTGLLDPTLGEARLLGRKLDAGNMATRRRVGYLSQAFSLYGELSVRSNLELHAKLFHLSPDEAARRIGELGDRFDLARYGDTLPNDLPLGIRQRLQLAVAVLHKPDVLILDEPTSGVDPVARDEFWGLLIDLSRKDGVTIFISTHFMNEALRCDRVSLMHAGRILATDSPDELRKKRNAATLEEAFIDYLEEAADVDVEPGDEGSFAARENTRPGKAHPRFSLARLLSFSVRETMELRRDPIRMGMALFGTMLLMLVMGYGINLDVEDLTFAALDQDQTLASQNYLLEYEGSRYFSPQEPVSGPAELDRRMVAGDVSVVIQTPPNFGRDLARGDVPEAGAWIDGAMPSRAEIARGYVQGVHREYLTKLAAGTDGAQSLYDMPVRYRYNPEMKSIIAMVPKVIPLLLVFIPAMLTALGVVREKEMGSILNVYTTPVTKLEFLVGKQLPYIALSLINFVFMFALAVTLFHVPFTGSLPALAAGALVYVTATTGLGLLASTLTSSQVAAIAGTAIFTLLPAIQFSGLIDPVSSLEGAGRFIGSLYPTTYYLLISGGAFSKGLGFADLAGFFWPLLAAIPATTILSVLFLRKQEA, encoded by the coding sequence GTGACGCCGACCCTGAACGGCGCGGGACATCGGCCGGATCCCGTTGTCCGATTCTCGTCCGTGACCCATCGCTACGGCTCCACCCTGGCCGCCGACGACGTCAGCCTGGAGCTGCCCGCCGGGAAGCTGGTCGGCTTCATCGGCCCCGACGGAGTGGGCAAGTCCACCTGGCTGGGGCTCATCGCCGGAGCGCGCAGGGTACAGACGGGCGAGGTCGAAGTCCTGGGCGGCGACATTCGCGACCGCCGCCACAGGGAAGCCCTGTACCCGCGCATCGCCTACATGCCCCAGGGGCTCGGCAAGAACCTCTACCCGACCCTGTCCGTGCGGGAGAACATCGATTTCTTCGGTCGTCTCTTCGGCCAGTCGAAGCCGGAGCGCGCCCGCCGCATCCAAAATCTGCTCCGAAGCACCGGCATGAGCGCATTCGCGGACCGACCGGCCCGGAAGCTTTCCGGCGGAATGAAACAAAAGCTCAGCCTGTGCTGCTCCCTGATGCACGACCCGGACCTGCTCATCCTGGACGAACCGACTACCGGCGTGGACCCGCTCTCGCGGCGGCAGTTCTGGGAACTCATCGAGCGCATCCGTGCCGAGCGGCCGGGAATGAACGTGCTCATCGCCACAGCCTACATGGAAGAAGCCGAACGGTTCGATTGGCTGGTGGCCGTGGACCAGGGCAGAAAACTTGCCGAGGGAACCCCGGCGGAGCTGCTGAAACGCACGGGAACGGAAACCTTGGAGGGGGCCTTCCTGGCCCTGTTGCCCGAGGAGCGCAAACACGGACACCGCGAGTTGCGGATTCCCCCGCTGAACAGGGGCGAAACGGTGATCGAGGCCCGAGGCCTGACCATGCGTTTCGGCGACTTCACCGCCGTGAACGACGTAACCCTGTCGGTCGGCCGGGGCGAAATTTTCGGTTTCATCGGCTCCAACGGATGCGGCAAATCCACCACCATGAAAATGCTCACCGGACTGCTGGATCCGACCCTGGGCGAAGCCCGGCTCCTGGGCCGCAAGCTGGACGCGGGCAATATGGCCACCCGACGGAGGGTAGGCTACCTGTCCCAGGCCTTTTCCCTGTACGGCGAACTGTCCGTGCGCAGCAACCTGGAGCTGCACGCCAAACTTTTCCATCTCAGCCCGGACGAGGCGGCCCGGCGCATCGGCGAACTGGGGGACCGTTTCGACCTCGCCCGGTACGGCGACACCCTGCCCAACGACCTGCCGCTCGGCATCCGGCAGCGGCTGCAACTGGCCGTGGCCGTGCTGCACAAGCCCGATGTCCTCATCCTGGACGAGCCCACCTCGGGCGTGGACCCCGTGGCCCGCGACGAATTCTGGGGGCTGCTCATCGACCTGTCCCGCAAGGACGGGGTGACCATCTTCATCAGCACCCATTTCATGAACGAGGCCCTGCGCTGCGACCGGGTTTCCCTGATGCACGCGGGCAGGATACTGGCCACGGACTCCCCCGACGAACTGCGCAAGAAGCGGAACGCAGCAACACTGGAGGAAGCCTTCATCGACTACCTCGAAGAGGCGGCGGACGTGGATGTGGAGCCCGGCGACGAGGGGTCCTTCGCGGCCCGGGAAAACACGCGGCCGGGCAAGGCCCACCCCCGGTTCAGCCTGGCCCGCCTGCTCAGCTTCTCCGTGCGGGAAACCATGGAGCTCAGGCGCGACCCCATCCGGATGGGCATGGCGCTGTTCGGCACGATGCTGCTCATGCTGGTCATGGGCTACGGCATCAACCTGGACGTGGAGGACCTGACCTTCGCCGCCCTGGACCAGGACCAGACGCTGGCCAGCCAGAATTATCTCCTCGAATACGAGGGCTCGCGGTACTTCTCGCCTCAAGAGCCGGTGTCGGGGCCGGCCGAGTTGGACAGGCGCATGGTCGCGGGCGATGTGTCCGTGGTCATCCAGACCCCGCCGAACTTCGGCCGCGACCTGGCCCGGGGCGACGTGCCCGAAGCCGGGGCGTGGATTGACGGGGCCATGCCGAGCCGGGCTGAAATAGCCCGCGGCTACGTGCAGGGCGTACACCGCGAATACCTGACCAAGCTGGCCGCCGGGACAGACGGCGCCCAATCCCTCTACGACATGCCGGTGCGCTACAGATACAACCCGGAAATGAAGAGCATCATCGCCATGGTGCCCAAAGTCATCCCCCTGCTCCTGGTGTTCATTCCGGCCATGCTCACCGCGCTGGGCGTGGTCCGTGAAAAGGAAATGGGCTCCATCCTCAACGTCTACACGACGCCTGTGACCAAGCTCGAATTCCTGGTGGGCAAGCAACTGCCCTACATCGCCCTTTCGCTTATCAACTTCGTCTTCATGTTCGCCCTGGCCGTGACCCTGTTCCACGTTCCCTTCACGGGCAGCCTTCCCGCCCTGGCCGCAGGCGCGCTCGTCTACGTGACGGCCACCACGGGGCTGGGCCTGCTCGCCTCCACCCTGACATCAAGCCAGGTGGCGGCCATCGCGGGCACGGCCATCTTCACCCTGCTTCCGGCCATCCAGTTCTCCGGGCTCATCGATCCGGTCTCCAGCCTGGAAGGCGCGGGCAGGTTCATCGGGTCCCTCTATCCGACCACGTACTACCTGCTTATCAGCGGGGGGGCCTTCTCCAAGGGACTGGGCTTCGCCGATCTGGCCGGATTCTTCTGGCCGCTGCTGGCGGCCATCCCCGCGACCACGATCCTGAGCGTGCTCTTCCTCAGGAAGCAGGAGGCATAG
- a CDS encoding HlyD family secretion protein, translating to MKRAFGPLLTGLAILSILAGAGVWYWLSLDKVEEGFAEGNGRIEATEISVAAKWGGKVAEVLADEGDYVEAGDVVARMDMQSEKAQVAEARADLAKAESALETARAQVFQREAEVATAKADLARQESLLDVARKSDRRIQTLVKSGVVSQQDADNSRGDLQTALAARRAARAQVKAAEAATEAGRALVAQAQADINAARAVVVRLEQTLEDGILRAPKPGRVQYRVVEPGEVVASGGKIVSLVDLTDVYMTFFLPEIEAGRTAMGDEARVILDAAPQYIIPARISYVASVAQFTPKAVETRDERQKLMFRIKARIDPDLLRRYARYVKTGLPGVAYVRIEHDKPWPDRLAVKLPEENR from the coding sequence ATGAAACGCGCATTCGGGCCGTTGCTGACGGGCCTGGCGATACTATCCATCCTGGCGGGCGCAGGCGTCTGGTACTGGCTCAGCCTGGACAAGGTCGAAGAAGGCTTTGCCGAAGGCAACGGCCGCATTGAAGCCACGGAGATCAGCGTGGCCGCCAAGTGGGGCGGCAAGGTGGCCGAAGTCCTGGCCGACGAAGGTGACTACGTGGAGGCGGGCGACGTTGTGGCCCGCATGGACATGCAGAGCGAAAAAGCCCAGGTGGCCGAAGCCCGCGCCGACCTCGCCAAGGCCGAAAGCGCCCTGGAGACGGCCAGGGCGCAGGTTTTCCAACGTGAGGCCGAAGTGGCCACGGCCAAGGCGGACCTGGCCAGGCAGGAGAGCCTGCTCGATGTGGCCCGTAAGAGCGACAGGCGCATCCAGACCCTGGTCAAGAGCGGCGTGGTCTCGCAGCAGGACGCCGACAACAGCCGGGGCGATCTCCAGACCGCGCTGGCTGCCCGGCGCGCCGCCCGGGCCCAGGTCAAGGCGGCCGAAGCCGCGACCGAGGCCGGACGCGCCCTGGTCGCCCAGGCGCAGGCCGACATCAACGCGGCCCGGGCCGTGGTGGTCCGCCTGGAGCAGACCTTGGAAGACGGTATATTGCGCGCGCCCAAGCCGGGACGGGTCCAGTACCGAGTGGTCGAACCCGGCGAAGTGGTCGCCTCCGGCGGCAAAATCGTCAGCCTGGTGGACTTGACCGACGTTTACATGACCTTTTTCCTGCCCGAGATCGAAGCCGGGCGCACCGCCATGGGCGACGAGGCGCGCGTGATCCTCGACGCCGCGCCGCAGTACATCATCCCGGCCAGGATTTCCTATGTCGCCAGCGTGGCCCAGTTCACGCCCAAGGCGGTGGAGACCCGCGACGAACGTCAGAAACTCATGTTCCGCATCAAGGCGCGCATCGACCCGGACCTGCTCCGCCGCTACGCCAGGTATGTCAAGACCGGCCTGCCCGGCGTGGCCTACGTCCGCATCGAGCATGACAAGCCATGGCCCGACCGCCTGGCGGTGAAACTCCCGGAGGAGAACAGGTGA
- a CDS encoding TetR/AcrR family transcriptional regulator: protein MRKRLESDVRRGQIADAALKLVVSEGVSALTVKNIAKEVGVTPPALYRHYAGKTEILAAALDHIVGIYTENRHRVSRETGDAVELLKALFFSHVRLFERHPAVPVFFYSDLLWREEPILGRRLNRHLKEMEDELTEVFRKGQEAGRIRTDEPPKRLFIAFLGLFTSLGLLAGRDLFHLDIEKQAETNWRIFENYITNTDLRPERTETKSDNEEVVP from the coding sequence ATGAGGAAACGTCTCGAAAGCGATGTCCGCCGGGGACAGATTGCCGACGCCGCCCTCAAGCTGGTGGTCTCGGAGGGAGTCTCCGCCCTGACGGTCAAGAATATCGCCAAGGAAGTGGGGGTCACGCCCCCGGCCCTGTACCGGCACTATGCCGGAAAGACGGAAATCCTGGCCGCCGCGCTGGACCACATTGTGGGCATCTACACGGAAAACCGCCACCGGGTCTCTCGGGAGACCGGCGACGCTGTGGAATTGCTCAAAGCCCTCTTTTTCTCCCACGTGCGCCTGTTCGAGCGGCATCCGGCCGTGCCGGTCTTCTTCTATTCGGACCTGCTTTGGCGGGAGGAACCCATCCTGGGCAGACGGCTCAACCGGCACCTGAAGGAAATGGAAGACGAATTGACCGAGGTCTTCCGCAAAGGCCAGGAGGCGGGGCGCATACGGACCGACGAGCCCCCCAAACGGCTCTTCATCGCTTTCCTCGGCCTCTTCACCTCGCTCGGCCTGCTGGCCGGACGCGATCTGTTCCATCTGGACATCGAAAAACAGGCCGAAACCAACTGGCGTATTTTCGAAAACTACATCACCAATACGGACCTCCGTCCGGAACGGACGGAGACGAAATCCGACAACGAAGAGGTGGTCCCATGA
- a CDS encoding universal stress protein, producing MFENVLLDLGARMNADLIASTVEFCMRADARLTVLNVFEEPPEAVSDYFSALDLDLRTVLLEHHQAEIDRLLPEEAKAQDRTTVELRWGKDFMEAIKLVRDGGFDLLITGSTAPGGAPGSMAMHLMRKCPCPVWIHRGNLWKGAVRILAAVNTSDVSADNRALNEKILAHAARLNEILRGHLHVITCWSGYMESVLTSPRFNKKEKTEYLEHEQSHTERELESLFAAAGLTDEAKAKIIHGNPAKVIPAYAADQKMDVVVMGSVARTGVPGLVVGNTVERIVSTVANSVLAIKPDKFVSPVR from the coding sequence ATGTTCGAGAACGTACTGCTGGATCTGGGTGCTCGAATGAACGCCGACCTGATCGCCTCCACCGTGGAATTCTGCATGAGGGCCGATGCCCGGCTGACGGTTCTCAACGTCTTCGAGGAACCGCCGGAAGCCGTATCCGACTACTTTTCCGCTCTCGATCTGGACCTGCGGACGGTTCTCCTCGAACACCACCAGGCCGAAATAGACCGGCTCCTCCCCGAAGAGGCCAAGGCCCAGGACAGAACGACCGTGGAACTCCGCTGGGGCAAGGACTTCATGGAAGCCATCAAGCTGGTGCGGGACGGCGGCTTCGACCTGCTCATCACCGGCTCGACGGCCCCCGGCGGCGCGCCCGGCAGCATGGCCATGCACCTCATGCGCAAATGCCCCTGCCCGGTCTGGATTCATCGCGGCAACCTCTGGAAGGGCGCGGTCCGCATCCTGGCGGCGGTGAACACCTCGGACGTGTCCGCCGACAACCGCGCGCTGAACGAAAAGATCCTGGCCCACGCGGCCCGGCTCAATGAAATTCTGCGAGGCCACCTGCACGTCATCACCTGCTGGTCCGGCTACATGGAATCCGTGCTGACCAGTCCCCGGTTCAACAAGAAGGAAAAAACCGAATACCTTGAACACGAGCAGAGCCACACCGAGCGCGAGCTGGAAAGCCTGTTCGCGGCGGCCGGGCTGACCGACGAGGCCAAGGCCAAGATCATCCACGGCAACCCGGCCAAGGTCATCCCGGCTTACGCGGCCGACCAGAAGATGGACGTCGTGGTCATGGGCAGCGTGGCCCGCACCGGCGTTCCCGGCCTGGTCGTGGGCAACACCGTCGAGCGCATCGTCTCCACCGTGGCCAACTCCGTCCTGGCCATCAAGCCGGACAAGTTCGTTTCCCCGGTACGATAG